One Nocardia farcinica genomic region harbors:
- a CDS encoding cupin domain-containing protein — protein sequence MSNETLDTTAVPVVTPAGQEHTDTAQSGGAVRVSGVSPQHTPATRIWYGRVSNEPGYRSLPHHHGEAETGGYVLKGVARIYFGADYQQYVDMKEGDFVFVPPFMPHIEVNMSTTEELVWLTARTPDNIVVNLPDVDDAILVGYRRA from the coding sequence ATGAGCAACGAAACCCTCGACACCACCGCGGTTCCCGTCGTCACCCCGGCCGGGCAGGAGCACACCGACACCGCCCAGTCCGGCGGCGCGGTGCGGGTGTCGGGCGTGAGCCCGCAGCACACCCCCGCCACCAGGATCTGGTACGGCCGGGTGTCCAACGAGCCCGGGTACCGGTCGCTGCCGCACCACCACGGCGAGGCGGAGACCGGCGGTTACGTGCTGAAGGGGGTGGCGCGCATCTACTTCGGCGCCGACTACCAGCAGTACGTCGACATGAAGGAGGGCGACTTCGTGTTCGTGCCGCCGTTCATGCCGCACATCGAGGTGAACATGAGCACCACCGAGGAACTGGTGTGGCTGACCGCGCGCACCCCCGACAACATCGTGGTCAACCTGCCCGACGTGGACGACGCGATCCTGGTCGGCTACCGCCGCGCCTGA
- a CDS encoding fumarylacetoacetate hydrolase family protein, with protein sequence MRLRTVRTDDGGSHAEIRRDGHWYPTAAPDVGALLARPDWRSAVTGEPVAGRSAPVVTAPRKIVCCGHNYRAHIAELGRAEPEFPTLFAKFADTLTAWDADITLGMAAADAGLDWEAELAVVVGVELRRADRATARAGIAGYTVANDFSVRTWQRRTAQWLQGKAFDATTPLGPDLVTPDEADPGDGLRITCRVNGVVEQCGSTDDLLFDPGALLSYISAFTTLRPGDVVLTGTPGGVGVAADPPRHLRDGDVVETEIEGIGLLRNRITLPTEDDPAPRDGKEDR encoded by the coding sequence ATGCGCCTGCGAACTGTCCGCACCGACGACGGCGGCTCCCACGCGGAGATCCGCCGCGACGGGCACTGGTACCCCACCGCCGCGCCCGACGTGGGCGCGCTGCTCGCCCGCCCCGACTGGCGGTCCGCGGTGACGGGCGAGCCGGTCGCCGGCCGCTCGGCGCCGGTGGTCACCGCGCCGCGCAAGATCGTCTGCTGCGGCCACAACTACCGCGCCCACATCGCCGAACTCGGCCGCGCGGAGCCCGAATTCCCCACGCTGTTCGCCAAATTCGCCGACACCCTCACCGCCTGGGACGCCGACATCACCCTCGGCATGGCCGCCGCCGACGCCGGCCTGGACTGGGAGGCGGAACTGGCCGTCGTGGTCGGGGTCGAACTGCGCCGCGCCGACCGGGCGACCGCACGGGCCGGGATCGCCGGTTACACGGTCGCCAACGACTTCTCGGTGCGCACCTGGCAGCGCCGCACCGCACAGTGGTTGCAGGGCAAGGCCTTCGACGCCACCACGCCCCTCGGCCCCGACCTGGTCACCCCCGACGAGGCCGATCCCGGCGACGGCCTGCGCATCACCTGCCGCGTCAACGGCGTCGTCGAGCAGTGCGGCTCCACCGACGACCTGCTGTTCGACCCGGGGGCGCTGCTGTCCTACATCTCCGCCTTCACCACCCTGCGCCCCGGCGACGTCGTGCTCACCGGCACGCCGGGCGGTGTCGGGGTGGCCGCCGACCCGCCGCGGCACCTGCGCGACGGCGACGTGGTGGAGACCGAGATCGAAGGCATCGGGCTGCTCCGCAACCGGATCACCCTCCCCACCGAAGACGATCCCGCCCCGCGGGACGGAAAGGAAGACCGATGA
- a CDS encoding phytoene desaturase family protein — translation MSEHTSAEVDAIVVGSGINGLVAAAELARAGWSVLVAERNSDIGGFIATEERTLPGYRHDTFSSWHPLFVTGAAYAGLGELLHEHGLTYRNTDGWVTASVGDDGAVTAAHRDPERTAAAFTDAGDRAAYLQMVARLTANLPAIGGLMGAELRSPAVLGPVTGLLRGNGRRGTETWLRDALTSGRGYTRRYFRGPEVDHLFAPWLLHAGLAPDHATGGLMVPMLATTLHAAGLPVVAGGSGEFVAAFRSLLGALGVRIETGTEVERIVVESGRATGVVAGGRTFRARRAVLASVTPTALYGDLLPAAAVDADLRAEAARFRYGRGEMQIHVALSGPLGWRDPRLAEIPLVHLSDGSASTGIACAEAEAGLLPRRPTVVVGQQYVLDPDRVPAGAAALWLQLQEVPFAPRGDAAGALDTAAGWTKELASAYADRVLDRIAAHAPDLRAKVLAVDVVTPADLAAYNVNAVAGDPYGGSGELDQSYLWRPLGSVGRHRTPVPGLWQIGASTHPGPGLGGGSGHLVATTLTRPGPLARLRRR, via the coding sequence ATGAGCGAACACACATCGGCCGAGGTCGACGCGATCGTCGTCGGATCGGGGATCAACGGGCTGGTCGCCGCCGCGGAACTCGCGCGCGCCGGATGGTCGGTGCTGGTGGCCGAACGCAACAGCGACATCGGCGGATTCATCGCCACCGAGGAACGCACGCTGCCCGGCTACCGGCACGACACCTTCTCCTCCTGGCATCCGCTGTTCGTCACCGGCGCGGCCTACGCCGGCCTGGGCGAGCTGCTGCACGAGCACGGCCTGACCTACCGCAACACCGACGGGTGGGTGACCGCCAGCGTCGGCGACGACGGCGCCGTCACGGCCGCGCACCGCGACCCGGAACGCACCGCCGCGGCCTTCACCGACGCCGGCGACCGCGCCGCGTACCTGCAGATGGTCGCGCGGCTGACCGCGAACCTGCCCGCGATCGGCGGGCTGATGGGCGCCGAACTGCGCTCGCCCGCCGTCCTGGGACCGGTGACCGGACTGCTGCGCGGCAACGGCCGCCGCGGCACCGAGACCTGGCTGCGCGACGCGCTGACCAGCGGGCGCGGCTACACCCGCCGCTACTTCCGCGGCCCCGAGGTCGACCACCTGTTCGCGCCGTGGCTGCTGCACGCCGGGCTGGCGCCCGACCACGCCACCGGCGGGTTGATGGTGCCGATGCTGGCCACCACCCTGCACGCCGCAGGCCTGCCCGTGGTAGCGGGCGGCTCGGGTGAGTTCGTGGCGGCGTTCCGGTCGCTGCTCGGCGCGCTCGGCGTGCGGATCGAGACCGGCACCGAGGTCGAGCGGATCGTGGTCGAGTCCGGGCGAGCGACCGGCGTCGTCGCGGGCGGCAGGACCTTCCGCGCCCGCCGGGCCGTGCTCGCCTCGGTGACGCCGACCGCGCTCTACGGCGACCTGCTCCCGGCCGCCGCCGTCGACGCGGACCTGCGCGCGGAGGCCGCCCGCTTCCGCTACGGCCGCGGCGAGATGCAGATCCACGTCGCGCTGTCGGGACCGCTCGGCTGGCGCGACCCGCGGCTGGCCGAGATTCCGCTGGTGCACCTGTCGGACGGATCGGCGAGCACCGGCATCGCCTGTGCCGAGGCCGAGGCCGGGCTGCTGCCGCGGCGGCCCACGGTCGTGGTGGGCCAACAGTACGTCCTGGACCCGGACCGGGTGCCCGCGGGCGCGGCGGCGCTGTGGCTGCAACTCCAGGAGGTCCCCTTCGCGCCGCGCGGTGACGCGGCCGGCGCCCTCGACACCGCCGCGGGATGGACGAAGGAGCTGGCGTCGGCGTACGCCGACCGCGTCCTGGACCGGATCGCCGCGCACGCGCCGGATCTGCGCGCCAAGGTGCTCGCCGTCGACGTGGTGACGCCGGCGGATCTGGCCGCCTACAACGTCAACGCGGTCGCGGGCGACCCGTACGGCGGCTCCGGCGAACTCGACCAGAGCTACCTGTGGCGGCCGCTTGGCTCGGTCGGCAGGCACCGCACCCCGGTGCCGGGGCTGTGGCAGATCGGCGCCTCCACCCACCCCGGCCCCGGGCTCGGCGGTGGGTCCGGGCACCTGGTCGCCACCACCCTCACCCGGCCGGGACCACTGGCCCGGCTGCGCCGGCGCTGA
- a CDS encoding cyclase family protein has product MSVLSTVVEATRSGAVEIIDLTTPLQESTPILQLPPPLANTVPFRLEEISRYDDRGPAWYWNNIHTGEHTGTHLDAPVHWETGRDGHDVSQAPLQTLVAPAAVVDLTAQVADDPDFLLEVAHLEAWEQEHGPLPEGGWLLYRTGWAVRGADAAAFTNDGHTPGVSVECARWLAEKSPLAGFGVETVGTDAGAAPGFDPAFPCHSLLLGANKWGLTSLRNLDKLPATGALLIVSPLPIVGGSGSPARVLALVER; this is encoded by the coding sequence ATGTCCGTTCTCAGCACCGTCGTCGAGGCCACCCGCAGCGGGGCCGTCGAGATCATCGATCTCACCACCCCGCTGCAGGAATCGACGCCGATCCTGCAACTGCCGCCGCCGCTGGCCAACACCGTGCCGTTCCGGCTGGAGGAGATCAGCCGGTACGACGACCGCGGCCCGGCCTGGTACTGGAACAACATCCACACCGGCGAACACACCGGCACGCACCTCGACGCACCAGTGCACTGGGAGACCGGCCGCGACGGGCACGACGTCTCGCAGGCGCCGTTGCAGACCCTGGTGGCGCCCGCCGCCGTCGTCGACCTCACCGCGCAGGTCGCCGACGACCCCGACTTCCTGCTCGAGGTCGCCCACCTCGAGGCATGGGAACAGGAACACGGACCGCTGCCCGAGGGCGGCTGGCTGCTCTACCGCACCGGCTGGGCTGTCCGCGGTGCCGACGCGGCCGCCTTCACCAACGACGGGCACACCCCGGGTGTGTCGGTGGAGTGCGCCCGCTGGCTGGCCGAGAAGTCCCCGCTGGCCGGCTTCGGGGTGGAGACCGTCGGCACCGACGCGGGCGCGGCGCCCGGCTTCGATCCCGCGTTCCCCTGCCACAGCCTGCTGCTCGGCGCGAACAAATGGGGCCTGACCAGCCTGCGCAACCTCGACAAGCTGCCCGCCACCGGCGCGCTGCTGATCGTCTCGCCGCTGCCGATCGTCGGCGGTTCCGGCAGTCCCGCCCGGGTGCTCGCCCTCGTCGAACGCTGA
- a CDS encoding RidA family protein: MAVERINPATLAKPSGFAHATRHRGIVHLAGQTAMDADGKIVEGGIVEQFRQAMTNMLTALAAAGGRPQDLVSVTIYLLDIPDYQANGKEIGRIWRELAGTEYPAMTGVGVTALWQPEALIEIQAVAAID; this comes from the coding sequence ATGGCTGTCGAACGCATCAATCCCGCAACGCTGGCGAAGCCCTCCGGTTTCGCGCACGCCACCCGGCACCGCGGCATCGTGCATCTGGCCGGGCAGACGGCGATGGACGCCGACGGCAAGATCGTCGAGGGCGGCATCGTCGAGCAGTTCCGGCAGGCGATGACGAACATGCTGACCGCGCTGGCCGCGGCGGGCGGGCGCCCGCAGGATCTGGTGAGCGTGACGATCTACCTGCTCGACATTCCCGACTACCAGGCCAACGGCAAGGAGATCGGGCGCATCTGGCGGGAGCTGGCGGGCACCGAGTACCCGGCGATGACCGGCGTCGGCGTCACCGCGCTGTGGCAACCGGAGGCGCTCATCGAGATCCAGGCCGTCGCCGCGATCGACTGA